The Mustelus asterias chromosome 23, sMusAst1.hap1.1, whole genome shotgun sequence genome window below encodes:
- the LOC144510531 gene encoding hemoglobin subunit beta-like, producing MVHWTQEERDEVAKTFRTTDMQTVGTHALERMFTVFPWTTRYFQKKTDFTAGGHAEIVLGALQVAVKHMDDIKSQFKELSKKHADELHVDPGSFHLLTDCIIVELAHLKKDCFTPHIHGIWDKFFEVVVDAISKQYH from the exons ATGGTGCACTGGACTCAAGAGGAGAGAGATGAAGTTGCTAAAACATTTCGAACTACCGATATGCAGACAGTTGGCACCCACGCCCTGGAAAG GATGTTCACGGTCTTTCCCTGGACCACCCGTTACTTTCAGAAGAAAACTGACTTTACTGCTGGTGGACATGCAGAAATAGTGCTCGGTGCTCTGCAAGTTGCtgttaaacatatggatgatatcaaGTCACAATTTAAAGAGCTCAGCAAAAAACACGCTGATGAGCTGCATGTGGATCCTGGAAGCTTCCAT CTGCTGACTGACTGTATCATTGTGGAACTGGCTCATCTTAAGAAGGACTGTTTCACTCCCCACATCCATGGCATTTGGGATAAGTTCTTTGAAGTGGTCGTTGATGCTATTTCCAAGCAGTACCATTAA